In the genome of Zobellia nedashkovskayae, the window AGATGTCGTTACATCAGAAAAAAACATACATCTTGTTACTTACAATCAAAGCAATTCAGAAGAACTACGTCTAAAATGTTCTGAAAAAGTATCTGCTGTACAGCATGAAGATGGCACATCTACTTGGGTGATCACCCATTTTACAGATTCTTTTTACGCCTTTAAAGTCGATGAAAGCGGGGTAAATACCACACCAGTAATTAGCCCGAGCAACACGGATGTACCCACAGGTGGTTATAAACAAAATGCTATAGGGTATCTTAAGGTTTCACCAGATGGTAAAAAGTTGGCCATTGCCCATAGCCAGGTCAGTAATAGCAATGTATCAGGCCCAAAAACGCAAAGCAGACAGTCAGGTAAAGTTTTGCTGTATAATTTTGATGCCAATACGGGAAGTGTTTTCAATGAACAGGCACTTCTAAACAGCAAAATACCGTATGGAATTGAATTTTCTCCAAAATCAACTAGATTATATGCTACCGTCAATAATTATAAAGATGATGGAAGCCCTTTAGGAAGTTCACTATATCAATTTGATTTGACATCGAGTGATATAAAGGAATCCATACAGGATATAAACTCTTCTACAAACGTTGCTGGAGCACTTCAGTTAGCTATTGATGGAAAAATTTATCGTGCAGGTTATTCCATTAATAATTCCGGTACCAGTATATCAGTCATCAATAACCCTGAAGTTTTGGGTACTGGGTGCAATTATGTAGCAAACACTATTTCTTTGGGCGGAAGATTCTCAGAATTAGGCCTCCCACCCTACGTTCAATCCTTATTTCTTCTAAAGTTTGAATTTCAAAATGTTTGTCTAGGAGATGAAACTGAATTTGAAATACAGGGTGACGCCCCTTTTGATTCAGTAACATGGGATTTTGATGATGGCGCTACTTCCAATGAAATATCTCCAAAACATACATACTCTGCTCCTGGAGAATATACAGTTTCTCTTACTAAAACTATTGGTAGCACAGTAAGTGATCCTATTACAAAAACTGTTATTATTTTTGACACTCCAAAGACACCTTCGGATATAGTTGAATATTATCAATGTACTAATACACCCAATAGTAATGGACTAGAGAAATTCAATCTCGCTAATATAAATTCTTCAGTCAGTTTAGATGCTGATCAAATTATAAACGTATTTTATTATAATGATTTGCCTAGTGCAGAATTGGATACAACCAACGTAAATGCACTACCAATGGAGTATAAAAACGTCGTGCCAGATGAATTACTCGTAGCCAAAGTATTAAACCCAATTAGTTTATGCTATAGCTATGCCGAGGTGAAATTAAAAGTTAAGCAAACCTTGACTTTAGATATTGCTAATCTGAATGGATGCGCATTAGATGATGGTACCGGTGAGTTTCGCCTTGATTTAAAAAGACAGGCTATTCGTAATGACTTGAATTTAACTGAAAATAGTACCATTCAATTTTATCTATCAGAGAACAAAGCGCTTTTAGGATCCGGAGATTACTTACCTGATACCTTCATATCAAGCACCAATACAATTTATGTTAGAGTAGAAAATGAAAACATCTGTTATGGTTCGGGTACATTCGATATCGAAATTGAACAATTCGATATCGAACCTAACCAAGACGTATTGCTCTGTGGTACTGATCAAGAAGGTACGACCTTAACATCTGGTATTAAAAATGAATCTAATACCAGCTACACCTACCTCTGGTCAACCGGTGAGATGACATCCACAATAAACACGACTCAGGAAGGAATCTATTTTGTAAC includes:
- a CDS encoding T9SS type B sorting domain-containing protein; amino-acid sequence: MQHAYSQREASRWYFGNNAGLDFNSGIPTPLLNGKLETHEGCSTISDQNGNLLFYSDGLNVWDKSHRLMPNGTGLFGHESSTQSSIIIPKNIERTQYYIFTVDEPDPDEDDNKGLNYTLIDLTLNNGFGDVVTSEKNIHLVTYNQSNSEELRLKCSEKVSAVQHEDGTSTWVITHFTDSFYAFKVDESGVNTTPVISPSNTDVPTGGYKQNAIGYLKVSPDGKKLAIAHSQVSNSNVSGPKTQSRQSGKVLLYNFDANTGSVFNEQALLNSKIPYGIEFSPKSTRLYATVNNYKDDGSPLGSSLYQFDLTSSDIKESIQDINSSTNVAGALQLAIDGKIYRAGYSINNSGTSISVINNPEVLGTGCNYVANTISLGGRFSELGLPPYVQSLFLLKFEFQNVCLGDETEFEIQGDAPFDSVTWDFDDGATSNEISPKHTYSAPGEYTVSLTKTIGSTVSDPITKTVIIFDTPKTPSDIVEYYQCTNTPNSNGLEKFNLANINSSVSLDADQIINVFYYNDLPSAELDTTNVNALPMEYKNVVPDELLVAKVLNPISLCYSYAEVKLKVKQTLTLDIANLNGCALDDGTGEFRLDLKRQAIRNDLNLTENSTIQFYLSENKALLGSGDYLPDTFISSTNTIYVRVENENICYGSGTFDIEIEQFDIEPNQDVLLCGTDQEGTTLTSGIKNESNTSYTYLWSTGEMTSTINTTQEGIYFVTVTNDTGCSATSTISVKKTELPGIKNIKVSNDIVEVIMNSNRSFEYSLEYDGNYQQSNIFKNVATGTHMIYVRNIDGCGVISQEVSVLAYPKFFTPNGDQSNDYWQIEGFGSENQINARISIFDRFGNLLAQIDPTSQGWDGNFNGQPLQSSDYWFRVSLADGRLLRGHFTLKR